The Saccharothrix violaceirubra genome segment GAAGAGGCAGGACGATGTCGGACATTTCCCCGGCTGCGGGTTTCCCGGCCACGCCGCAACGCGGGACCACCTCGCCGCGCTGCACTACGCGCGGGCGAATGGGACCGGGTGGCGGTGGTGGTGGGCCGGGCGTGGACGGGCGGCGTCGGCTGCGCGACCACCTCGACGCGTCGTGACCGTCAGTGGATGTCGCCCAGCAGCGCCTCGGTGGCCTTGATCGCGGTGAGCTGGTGGGGCTGGAGTTCCTGCTGGCCCATGTTGTCGAACCCGAACGGGTCCGGGTAGGGCTTCTCGACGGCGGCCAGCACCTCGATCAGCGCCAACGCGCAGAACGGGACGTAGGCCGCCGCGTACCCGCCTTCGTGCGCGCACACCACGCGTCCGTCGCACAGCTCGTCGGCCGCCTTGACCACCTGCCGGGCGATCTCGCGGTAGCCGCGCGGCGTGAGCATCATGCGTGCCAACGGGTCCTGGGCGTTCGCGTCGAACCCGGCGGCGACCATGACCAGGTCGGGCTTGTGCCGCCGCAACGCGGGCACGACGACGCGGCGCACGGCCTCCAGGTACCCGCCGACCCCGGTGCCGGGCGGCAGGGGGAGGTTGAGGTTGTAGCCGAACCCCTTGCCGGCGCCGCGTTCGGTGACGAAGCCGGAGTTGGGCGGGAACACGCGGTCCTGGTGCAGGGAGATCGTGAGGACGTCGGGGTCCTCCCAGAAGGCGGCCTGGGTGCCGTTGCCGTGGTGCACGTCGATGTCCACGACCGCGACCCGGCCGACGCGGCGCCGGCGCCGTGCGACCTGGACGGCGACCGCGATGTTGGCCAGCAGGCAGAACCCCATGCCCGAGGCGGCCACGGCGTGGTGGCCGGGCGGGCGTACCAGCGCGTAGGCGTTGCGCACCCGGCGGTCGAGCACGGCCTCGACCGAGCGGATCACGCCGCCGACCGCGAGGCGCGCGATGTCGAACGAGCCGCGCCCGAACGGCGTGCCCCCGTCGCCGCCGTCGCCGCCGGTGTCGTTGGCCTGGGCGAGTCTGCGGAGGTGTTCGGGAGTGTGGACGAGGAGCAGTTCCTCGTCGGTGGCGGGCCGGGGCTGGAGCCGGGTGAGCTTGTCGACCAACCCGGAGACCACGACCAGTTCGTGCACCCGGCGCTTGGCGTCGGGGTTCTCGTAGTGCCGGTACGGTTCGAGCCCGCGCCGGGAGTCCGCGGGCAGCAACGACGCGTGCGTTCCCGTGTCGTGCCAGCCGTACAGCTCGTGGTACACGTAGCCGGTCGCCATGGGCCACGATCCTCGCGGCCCGGCCGGTGCGGTGGTCAAGCCCGGCCCACCGTTCGGTGGTCGGCTGAACGGGAAAGCCCTGTGCCCCAACGGATCGCCGCTCCGGGCAGTCGGCCCAACCGGTTCGGTCGGTTGCAGCCTGTCACGGCGGCGGTCACACCCCGTACGGTCGGGTGCGGATTCCGGCGTTCGCGGAT includes the following:
- a CDS encoding class II histone deacetylase is translated as MATGYVYHELYGWHDTGTHASLLPADSRRGLEPYRHYENPDAKRRVHELVVVSGLVDKLTRLQPRPATDEELLLVHTPEHLRRLAQANDTGGDGGDGGTPFGRGSFDIARLAVGGVIRSVEAVLDRRVRNAYALVRPPGHHAVAASGMGFCLLANIAVAVQVARRRRRVGRVAVVDIDVHHGNGTQAAFWEDPDVLTISLHQDRVFPPNSGFVTERGAGKGFGYNLNLPLPPGTGVGGYLEAVRRVVVPALRRHKPDLVMVAAGFDANAQDPLARMMLTPRGYREIARQVVKAADELCDGRVVCAHEGGYAAAYVPFCALALIEVLAAVEKPYPDPFGFDNMGQQELQPHQLTAIKATEALLGDIH